A genome region from Hevea brasiliensis isolate MT/VB/25A 57/8 chromosome 9, ASM3005281v1, whole genome shotgun sequence includes the following:
- the LOC110632058 gene encoding uncharacterized protein LOC110632058 isoform X1 yields MTKTRMEGRMDKVEGSITDLEEAITAIRLNQDQIRLDQEQRFSRLENMIAALARGKSNSEMNGTSTPSSPPHHQGDTLATKSNAKALLLEDVSTVTKKVEMPSFDGADPVGWVARTEQYFEIHGIQNELKVSLALVSMEGALLQWLQWLRQRNPQLTWEQLWQELMQRYSDEMSDNPYEHLVALQHLGTVADYVDEFVARASLVPDISDRQCLRFFLNGLREDIRLRLRSHKTTDLYKIMKLACEIERQWWHSSKDKAAHNFSDGMEMKYPLHGLGQKARFLRTNVHILAQVQFRREMGP; encoded by the coding sequence ATGACCAAAACAAGGATGGAGGGAAGAATGGATAAGGTAGAGGGGAGTATTACTGATTTGGAAGAAGCCATCACAGCTATTCGGTTGAACCAGGATCAGATACGACTGGACCAAGAACAACGGTTCAGTAGATTGGAAAATATGATTGCGGCACTAGCGAGGGGTAAAAGTAATTCTGAAATGAATGGTACATCTACTCCATCTTCTCCACCGCATCATCAAGGAGATACCCTAGCCACCAAGTCTAATGCTAAAGCATTGCTATTGGAGGATGTGTCTACTGTTACAAAGAAGGTCGAAATGCCAAGCTTTGATGGGGCTGACCCAGTAGGATGGGTGGCAAGAACAGAGCAGTATTTTGAAATCCATGGTATTCAAAATGAACTCAAAGTGTCACTCGCTCTCGTGAGTATGGAAGGAGCACTTTTGCAGTGGCTTCAATGGTTAAGGCAGCGTAATCCACAGTTAACTTGGGAACAACTTTGGCAAGAGCTTATGCAGCGGTATAGTGACGAGATGTCCGACAATCCATATGAGCATTTGGTCGCACTGCAACATCTTGGTACCGTAGCTGATTATGTTGATGAATTTGTAGCAAGGGCCTCTCTGGTTCCAGACATCTCAGATAGACAATGCTTGAGATTCTTTTTGAATGGCTTGAGAGAAGACATACGCTTGCGTCTGCGTTCTCATAAAACTACGGAtttgtataaaataatgaaactgGCTTGTGAAATTGAGAGACAGTGGTGGCATTCTTCCAAAGATAAGGCAGCACACAATTTCTCCGATGGGATGGAGATGAAGTATCCCTTACATGGGTTAGGACAAAAAGCCCGATTTCTCAGGACCAACGTCCATATTTTGGCCCAAGTTCAGTTCAGAAGAGAGATGGGCCCTTAA